The stretch of DNA TGATGTAATAGCCCATCATGTCGCGATCGTTGAGCGGTTCGCCGTCGACCATGGCATTGGCGATGGTGCTGGCAACATCGCCACTGGGATTGGCGCGCTTCTCAGCCGTAAGCTTGGCGAAATAGGCCTCGAAGTCCTTGACCGCGCCGGCCACGATCTGGGTGATTACATCGGGCGGAAGATCCTTGATGCCCGATTGGTTGAGGTCCTCGTCCGAACCGCCGAACAATTGCTGCGTCAGCATCAACATGCGCGGCTCGTCTTCTTCGGGCACACCGAGGATCTGCATCACCACATGCAGCGGATAGGGTGCCGAGACGAGTTTGCAGAAATCGAGCTCAGGCCCCGCATCGATCATTCGCTGGACGGTCGCCTGTGCGATCTTGCGGATCTCGTCCTCGATACCGCGTAGGTTCTTGGGCATGAACCATTCCTGCGTCAGCTTGCGGTACTTCATGTGGATCGGCGCATCGAAGGTAACCAGGCTCGCCACCATATGCTCGCTGCCGCCGCTGAACTGCTTGGCGAACTCGATCCCCTCGGTCAGGCTGAAGACGACGGTGCGCGGATTGTTGAGGAAGGTAGCGTTGTCCTTCGATACGCGCATCGCATCATCATAGCGGGTGAGCAGCCAGAACGGCGGGTGCACCGCATCTTCGCTGGCTTCCACCCAGGCGACGGGCATCTCTTCCCGCAGGCGATCGAAGGTGTCGAGCAGCGGGTCCCATGCGGCATAGCTGGTCGGATCGATGACCGCGCGGGCCGTCACCGGATCGAGCCGGGGCTTGTCCTGCGTGGCCATCAGGCCTGCTCCGTCTCGGCTTCGGCCTTGCGCAGATACTCGTCACGCAGCTCGCGCTTGTACAGCTTGCCATTCGCTTCGCGCGGCAGCTGCGCACGGAAGTCGAACAGCTTGGGCATCTTGATCTTCGACAGGCTGGGCGCGAGGAAATCGCGCAGCTCGGCCTCGAGGGCGGGGCCCGCATCGGCCA from Erythrobacter mangrovi encodes:
- a CDS encoding cytochrome P450, which encodes MATQDKPRLDPVTARAVIDPTSYAAWDPLLDTFDRLREEMPVAWVEASEDAVHPPFWLLTRYDDAMRVSKDNATFLNNPRTVVFSLTEGIEFAKQFSGGSEHMVASLVTFDAPIHMKYRKLTQEWFMPKNLRGIEDEIRKIAQATVQRMIDAGPELDFCKLVSAPYPLHVVMQILGVPEEDEPRMLMLTQQLFGGSDEDLNQSGIKDLPPDVITQIVAGAVKDFEAYFAKLTAEKRANPSGDVASTIANAMVDGEPLNDRDMMGYYIIVAAAGHDTTSASTAGAMLALAQDPEQWAKVKADRSLLPGIVEEAIRWTTPVQHFMRTAAEDTEVGGQKIAKGDWLMINYVAANHDPAVFDDPRHFDAARSPNRHLAFGAGAHQCLGLHLARLEMRILFETLLDRIDSVELAGEPARSKSTFVGGLKTLPLRIKAI